In Oleiharenicola lentus, the following are encoded in one genomic region:
- a CDS encoding exopolysaccharide biosynthesis polyprenyl glycosylphosphotransferase, which produces MPGAKPDTLRETTLPALLLGGDLVVAFAGLSLGWWLRYHSALGLLGLDVPDARFAAYLPLVIMGVIFLVAAFAQQGLYDGRMLLRKQQSLNLLARGTVFWVVVYLAFSLVIKFDPPISRLFVIIAALVTLLLLGLWREIFYRVLTRPALLPRLQRRVALLGWNPAAYGLVQEMQKGPAHPYAVVGCIDEGSGVADCPLPRLGVVGDLGTVLISERIDVLIAAHLDIPADRLRAITAVCERTYVEWKVVPAAFPIFLTGLRLQTVGSVPVIGVEDLAISRLFNRAAKRLIDLTGALVGLIVSTPVIAVLAALIKAESPRGPVFFRQTRIGAGHQEFTLYKLRSMRPDAEASDHLNQSTQKNDARLLRIGGWMRRWNLDELPQYWNVLCGDMSLVGPRPERPHHVEQLSAVIPHYLPRHLVKPGMTGWAQVNGLRGDTDLAERIRYDIFYIENWSLWFDGQILLLTFVRWRNGA; this is translated from the coding sequence ATGCCCGGCGCCAAGCCCGACACCCTGCGTGAGACCACCCTGCCCGCCCTGCTGCTGGGCGGAGACCTCGTGGTGGCCTTCGCCGGCCTGAGCCTTGGCTGGTGGCTGCGTTACCACTCGGCGCTGGGCCTGCTCGGTCTCGACGTGCCCGACGCACGTTTCGCCGCCTACCTGCCGCTCGTGATCATGGGCGTGATTTTCCTCGTGGCCGCCTTCGCCCAGCAGGGTCTCTACGACGGGCGCATGCTTCTCCGCAAACAGCAGAGCCTGAACCTGCTCGCGCGCGGCACGGTATTCTGGGTCGTCGTGTATCTGGCGTTCTCGCTGGTCATCAAGTTCGACCCCCCGATCTCGCGACTCTTCGTGATCATCGCCGCGCTCGTCACCCTGCTGCTGCTCGGCCTGTGGCGGGAAATTTTCTACCGCGTGCTCACGCGCCCCGCACTCCTGCCGCGCCTCCAGCGTCGGGTCGCCCTGCTCGGCTGGAACCCCGCCGCCTACGGCCTCGTGCAGGAAATGCAGAAGGGCCCGGCCCATCCCTATGCGGTGGTCGGCTGCATTGACGAAGGCTCCGGCGTCGCGGACTGCCCGCTGCCCCGGCTGGGGGTGGTCGGAGACCTCGGCACCGTGCTCATCAGCGAACGCATCGATGTCCTGATCGCCGCGCACCTGGACATCCCGGCGGACAGACTGCGCGCCATCACGGCCGTCTGCGAACGGACCTACGTGGAGTGGAAGGTCGTGCCGGCGGCGTTCCCGATTTTCCTCACCGGCCTGCGCCTGCAGACCGTCGGCAGCGTGCCCGTGATCGGCGTCGAGGACCTGGCCATTTCCCGGCTTTTCAACCGCGCCGCCAAGCGCCTGATCGACCTCACCGGCGCCCTGGTCGGGCTGATCGTCTCCACGCCCGTCATCGCGGTGCTGGCGGCGCTCATCAAGGCCGAGTCGCCGCGCGGCCCGGTGTTCTTCCGCCAGACGCGGATCGGCGCCGGCCACCAGGAGTTCACGCTCTACAAGTTGCGTTCCATGCGGCCCGATGCCGAGGCCAGCGACCACCTGAACCAGAGCACGCAGAAAAATGACGCCCGTCTGCTCCGCATCGGCGGCTGGATGCGCCGCTGGAACCTCGACGAGCTGCCGCAATACTGGAACGTCCTGTGCGGCGACATGAGCCTCGTGGGCCCGCGGCCCGAGCGCCCGCACCATGTCGAGCAGCTCTCCGCCGTCATCCCGCACTACTTGCCGCGCCACCTCGTGAAGCCCGGCATGACCGGCTGGGCGCAGGTCAACGGCCTGCGCGGCGACACCGATCTCGCGGAGCGGATCCGCTACGACATTTTCTACATCGAGAACTGGTCGCTCTGGTTCGACGGGCAGATCCTGCTGCTGACCTTCGTGCGCTGGCGCAACGGCGCCTAG
- a CDS encoding FkbM family methyltransferase translates to MSLVDRILQEPELRATPPVLVDIGAAGGVAPVWRSIARHSIGVGFEPDARDTERLGRAHGAFGRWIYCEGLVAPTVEEGGRKNFNLTQSPHCSSLLTPRADRLQDWVFADFFTVEKVVAVPAVTLPAALAANGIDRVDWLKCDTQGLDLGIFLSLPPAWRQRLLAVDFEPGLIDAYEGEDKLAEVLAAMEREPFWLARLDVVGTVRGRRDLFARHLGPRWLPWVRRLAPTASAWGNLRYLRDFSRLADSLDRRAWLLGWVFATLLGQHGAALDLAEQGGARFGGDLFPEMARASVRHLRRSMLLGLPGWLWRRLTGRS, encoded by the coding sequence GTGAGTCTGGTGGACCGGATTTTACAGGAACCCGAGCTGCGGGCCACGCCGCCGGTGCTGGTCGATATCGGGGCGGCGGGCGGCGTGGCACCGGTGTGGCGCAGCATCGCGCGCCACTCCATCGGCGTGGGTTTTGAGCCCGACGCGCGTGACACCGAGCGCTTGGGGCGGGCCCACGGGGCCTTCGGCCGCTGGATCTACTGCGAGGGGCTGGTGGCGCCGACCGTGGAGGAAGGCGGCCGCAAAAACTTCAACCTTACCCAGTCACCACATTGCTCCAGCCTGCTCACGCCGCGGGCCGACCGTCTGCAGGACTGGGTGTTCGCCGATTTCTTCACGGTGGAGAAAGTCGTGGCGGTGCCGGCGGTCACCCTGCCGGCCGCCCTCGCGGCCAACGGGATCGACCGGGTGGACTGGCTGAAGTGCGACACGCAGGGCCTGGATCTGGGCATCTTTCTCAGCCTGCCGCCGGCGTGGCGGCAACGCCTGCTGGCGGTGGATTTTGAACCGGGACTCATCGATGCCTACGAGGGCGAGGACAAGCTGGCCGAAGTGCTGGCGGCGATGGAACGGGAACCCTTCTGGCTGGCGCGGCTGGACGTGGTCGGCACGGTCCGCGGTCGGCGCGACTTGTTCGCCCGGCACCTCGGGCCCCGCTGGCTGCCCTGGGTGCGCCGGCTGGCGCCGACCGCTTCTGCATGGGGCAATCTCCGGTATTTGCGGGATTTCTCCCGGCTTGCCGACTCGCTTGACCGGCGCGCCTGGCTCCTGGGCTGGGTGTTCGCCACGCTCCTGGGGCAGCACGGTGCCGCGCTCGATCTGGCGGAACAGGGTGGTGCGCGGTTCGGCGGCGACCTTTTCCCGGAGATGGCAAGGGCCAGCGTGCGCCACCTGCGCCGGTCCATGCTGCTCGGGTTGCCCGGGTGGTTGTGGCGGCGGCTGACCGGCCGGTCATGA
- the xseA gene encoding exodeoxyribonuclease VII large subunit yields MKPADPSLEDSGRVQSVTDFTRRVKELLKGGLPPCWVQGEVSNLRAQASGHVYFSLKDAGAQLSCVMFRGDAARQAVKLRDGLQVLVYGEVDVYEARGQYQLITRALIEHGTGRLQQEFEQLKQRLAAEGLFDADRKQPLPLLPRTVGFITSPTGAAVQDFIRILQRRRWTGRLVVLPAKVQGEGAAAEMAALLRTAEALGHFDLLVIGRGGGSIEDLWAFNEESLVRAVAACGVPIISAVGHEIDYTLCDFAADVRAETPSGAAELISSHYLSCVERLDNAGGNLDDIAATRLEQARQQLDHLRSRLRLLSPTAAIEQNHLRLDDLRNRLAAALRDSTSRGRQALVSARTRLASASPEKRVQLESHRLLALWKRLESASPQSVLKRGYAIVRDEQGRPVARAQAVKPGQPLVNEFHDGQVRVRVE; encoded by the coding sequence ATGAAACCGGCCGACCCCAGTCTCGAAGACTCCGGGCGGGTGCAGAGCGTCACCGACTTCACCCGTCGGGTGAAGGAGCTGCTCAAGGGCGGCCTGCCGCCGTGCTGGGTGCAGGGCGAGGTCTCCAATCTCCGCGCGCAGGCCAGCGGCCACGTTTATTTTTCGCTCAAGGACGCCGGCGCGCAGCTCAGCTGCGTGATGTTTCGCGGCGATGCCGCGCGGCAGGCGGTGAAACTCCGCGACGGCCTGCAGGTGCTGGTTTACGGTGAGGTGGATGTCTATGAGGCGCGCGGCCAGTATCAGCTCATCACCCGCGCGCTCATCGAGCACGGCACCGGCCGGCTGCAGCAGGAGTTCGAGCAGCTGAAGCAGCGGCTCGCGGCGGAGGGCCTCTTCGATGCGGACCGCAAGCAGCCTCTGCCGCTCTTGCCGCGCACCGTGGGCTTCATCACGTCGCCGACGGGCGCGGCGGTGCAGGATTTCATCCGCATCCTCCAGCGCCGGCGCTGGACCGGCCGGCTCGTCGTCCTGCCGGCCAAGGTGCAGGGCGAGGGCGCCGCCGCGGAGATGGCCGCGCTGTTGCGCACGGCGGAGGCGCTCGGCCACTTCGACCTGCTCGTCATCGGGCGCGGCGGCGGCAGCATCGAGGATCTCTGGGCCTTCAACGAGGAATCCCTCGTGCGCGCCGTGGCCGCGTGCGGCGTGCCGATCATCTCGGCCGTGGGCCATGAGATCGACTACACACTGTGTGATTTCGCCGCGGATGTGCGGGCCGAGACGCCCAGCGGCGCGGCCGAGCTCATTTCGAGCCACTATCTTTCCTGCGTCGAGCGGCTGGACAACGCCGGGGGCAACCTCGACGACATTGCCGCCACCCGGCTGGAGCAGGCGCGGCAGCAGTTGGATCACCTGCGCAGCCGCCTGCGCCTGCTGTCGCCCACCGCCGCCATCGAGCAAAACCACCTCCGGCTCGACGACCTGCGCAACCGGCTGGCTGCGGCGCTCCGCGACTCGACGTCGCGCGGCCGGCAGGCGCTGGTTTCCGCCCGGACCCGGCTGGCGTCGGCCTCGCCGGAAAAGCGCGTGCAACTGGAGTCGCACCGCTTGCTGGCGCTGTGGAAGCGCCTCGAGTCGGCCAGCCCGCAGTCGGTGCTGAAGCGCGGCTATGCCATCGTGCGCGACGAGCAGGGCCGCCCGGTGGCCCGCGCCCAGGCCGTCAAACCCGGCCAGCCGCTGGTCAACGAATTCCACGACGGCCAGGTGCGGGTGCGGGTGGAATAA
- a CDS encoding O-antigen ligase family protein, with protein sequence MSSVLQDPTRLPLRVMLGAGLAALAWLTLAESSATRMFATPWNGVLVAIVALPSLGLLLRLGVSSGTMNQPALAWLLTAGLAGLGPTLSALASPYRAPSLLSAGLPLSAICLFLLVYDWVLTDEARRRAQLGRWLAVGAGLVALVSALYWVRDVAERLAAGRTVASLFETRNPHPLGHSNYTAGLMLLGLPWLALLAWRERGWARTAATMGGLLSLLNLFACGSRGGLLGLAALAVAGVAMARIGWKRFLLAAGLAVVLAGLLAVANPRVRALLGPADPAAAPNASAVQRRAMFDAAVRMGADRPFLGWGPGTTPLAYPRYRQSLDGGAENVLQLHNTPLHVWAENGVLGLLAAGLFTGLVALSWRRSPPAAATLAGYGVLALTDFQLDVPVIAAAIAVLGALLARPAPAVAGRSLRLGVSVGVALAAGAILVLGGRDPAPALNVEALRLARDPAQHARAVALLNESLALNPDQEIAHFNLAWLLVVPEPAKAEAHFRAAARLVPDKGGVYFGLGLARLNQGDRTGAARALALECINEPLFLASPWWTVPEIGTLRDASSRHFAHLIAQILPQLHQIKATWSEKHAAALLTLAPRFGEVSAGPETSYRRTRLGYPVLMRNADLAPPIDLYDVRENPRFAAALPFPLPPKGWLPSPLLLKLLDEAVPVRQ encoded by the coding sequence ATGAGTTCCGTCCTACAGGATCCGACCCGTCTTCCCCTCCGGGTTATGCTGGGCGCGGGACTGGCCGCCCTGGCCTGGCTGACCCTCGCGGAAAGCAGCGCCACCCGGATGTTCGCCACGCCGTGGAACGGGGTGCTGGTGGCGATCGTCGCGCTGCCGTCGCTGGGTCTGTTGCTCCGCCTGGGGGTGTCGTCCGGCACGATGAATCAGCCGGCGCTTGCCTGGCTGCTGACGGCCGGACTCGCGGGTCTGGGACCAACGCTCAGCGCGCTGGCAAGTCCTTACCGTGCCCCGAGCCTGCTGTCGGCGGGGCTGCCCTTGTCCGCGATCTGCCTGTTTCTGCTCGTGTATGACTGGGTGCTGACCGACGAGGCCAGGCGACGCGCGCAACTGGGCCGGTGGCTGGCCGTCGGGGCGGGTTTGGTCGCGCTGGTGAGCGCGCTCTACTGGGTGCGCGATGTGGCCGAGCGGCTCGCCGCCGGCCGGACCGTCGCTTCGCTTTTCGAGACGCGGAACCCGCATCCGCTCGGTCACTCCAACTACACGGCCGGGCTGATGCTGCTGGGCCTGCCCTGGCTCGCGCTGCTGGCCTGGCGGGAAAGGGGCTGGGCGCGAACGGCAGCGACCATGGGCGGCCTGCTCAGCCTGCTGAATCTCTTCGCCTGCGGCAGCCGGGGCGGCTTGCTGGGCCTCGCGGCCCTTGCCGTCGCCGGGGTGGCCATGGCGCGGATTGGCTGGAAACGATTCTTGCTCGCCGCCGGCCTCGCCGTGGTGTTGGCGGGATTGCTGGCCGTGGCCAACCCCCGCGTGCGCGCCCTGCTCGGACCCGCCGATCCCGCGGCGGCGCCCAACGCCAGTGCGGTGCAGCGCCGGGCGATGTTCGACGCCGCAGTGCGGATGGGCGCCGACCGGCCGTTCCTCGGCTGGGGACCGGGCACGACCCCGCTTGCCTACCCGCGCTACCGCCAGTCGCTTGACGGCGGCGCGGAAAACGTGCTGCAGCTGCACAACACCCCGCTCCACGTGTGGGCGGAGAACGGCGTGCTCGGCCTGCTCGCAGCGGGTCTGTTCACCGGGCTGGTCGCCCTGAGCTGGCGGCGCTCGCCTCCGGCCGCCGCCACGCTCGCCGGCTACGGCGTATTGGCGCTGACGGATTTCCAGCTCGACGTGCCGGTGATCGCCGCGGCCATTGCGGTGCTGGGCGCTCTGCTGGCCCGGCCAGCCCCGGCGGTCGCCGGACGTTCACTCCGCCTCGGGGTCAGCGTGGGCGTGGCGCTAGCCGCCGGTGCCATCCTCGTGCTGGGCGGACGCGATCCCGCGCCGGCCCTGAACGTCGAGGCCCTGCGCCTCGCCCGCGACCCGGCGCAACACGCCCGTGCCGTCGCGTTGCTCAACGAGTCGCTCGCCCTGAATCCCGACCAGGAAATCGCCCACTTCAACCTCGCCTGGCTCCTGGTCGTGCCGGAGCCGGCGAAAGCCGAGGCGCATTTCCGTGCGGCCGCCCGGCTCGTGCCGGACAAGGGCGGCGTCTATTTCGGACTGGGCTTGGCGCGGCTGAACCAAGGCGACCGCACCGGTGCCGCGCGGGCCCTCGCGCTTGAATGCATCAATGAGCCGCTCTTCCTCGCCTCGCCGTGGTGGACGGTGCCGGAAATCGGCACGCTGCGTGACGCATCCTCCCGCCACTTCGCCCACCTCATCGCCCAAATCCTTCCCCAACTTCACCAGATCAAGGCAACATGGAGCGAGAAACACGCTGCAGCCCTGCTGACCTTGGCCCCGCGCTTCGGAGAGGTCTCCGCGGGGCCCGAAACCAGCTACCGCCGCACGCGCCTCGGCTATCCCGTGCTCATGCGCAACGCCGACCTGGCTCCGCCCATCGATCTCTACGATGTGCGCGAGAACCCGCGCTTTGCTGCCGCGCTCCCGTTCCCGCTGCCACCCAAAGGCTGGTTGCCCTCCCCGCTGCTGCTCAAGCTGCTGGACGAGGCCGTCCCGGTGCGCCAGTAA
- a CDS encoding glycosyltransferase family 2 protein, whose translation MSAAPPLLSVIIVAYRSRDELPACLGSLPRELLGRSVEVCVVNNSPGDGVAAWIAGAFPGVKFLESGANLGFGRANNAGFRATSGECVLFLNPDTVGNAAALEHCVRRVLAEPEIGLISPRLVQADGTLDAACRRSIPTLWDGFCRASGLAAAFPNSARFAGYNLTHLPVGGTYEVGAINGAFMLGRRAVLDEVAGGAGAVFDENFFMYGDDLDLCIRVARSGQRVVYDGRVSLTHLKGLSVAKDYDRMATVIFDANRDVYLKHFGRSAFARWKWRTAFGLWKRVALWRARQRGHRQVRPV comes from the coding sequence GTGTCCGCCGCTCCGCCCCTCCTCTCCGTCATCATCGTGGCCTACCGGTCACGGGACGAACTGCCGGCCTGCCTCGGTTCGCTGCCGCGTGAATTGCTGGGGCGATCGGTGGAAGTGTGCGTGGTGAACAATTCGCCCGGCGACGGCGTGGCGGCGTGGATCGCCGGTGCCTTCCCGGGCGTGAAGTTCCTGGAATCCGGCGCGAACCTCGGCTTCGGCCGCGCCAACAACGCCGGTTTCCGCGCCACTTCCGGCGAGTGCGTGCTGTTTCTGAATCCCGACACGGTCGGCAACGCGGCGGCGCTGGAGCACTGTGTGCGCCGGGTGCTGGCCGAACCGGAGATCGGGCTGATCTCACCGCGGCTTGTGCAGGCTGACGGAACCCTCGACGCCGCCTGCCGGCGCTCAATCCCGACATTGTGGGATGGTTTCTGTCGCGCGAGCGGTCTCGCGGCGGCGTTTCCCAACTCGGCGCGGTTTGCCGGCTACAACCTCACCCATCTGCCGGTCGGTGGCACCTACGAGGTCGGCGCGATCAACGGTGCCTTCATGCTCGGGCGTCGCGCCGTGCTCGATGAGGTTGCGGGCGGCGCCGGCGCGGTCTTCGACGAGAATTTCTTCATGTATGGCGACGACCTCGACCTGTGCATTCGCGTCGCCCGGTCGGGCCAACGCGTGGTTTACGACGGCCGCGTGAGCCTCACGCACCTCAAGGGCCTCAGCGTCGCCAAGGACTACGACCGGATGGCGACCGTCATCTTCGATGCCAATCGCGACGTCTATCTGAAGCATTTTGGCCGCTCGGCCTTCGCGCGCTGGAAGTGGCGGACGGCGTTCGGACTGTGGAAACGGGTGGCGCTCTGGCGGGCGCGGCAGCGGGGGCACCGGCAGGTGCGGCCGGTATGA
- the msrB gene encoding peptide-methionine (R)-S-oxide reductase MsrB — protein MKTCLPLLLPLLAAGVLGFAEMKSTQNPSAKDTLECAPGEISACGLPSNVVIDLSKAKVQRTDEEWRARLTPAQYRVARQQGTEPPFRNAYWDHKADGVYFCVGCDTPLFDAKHKFDSGTGWPSFWQPLEKAFLGEERDTSFGMTRIESHCAVCGSHLGHVFDDGPRPTGLRYCINSASLKFMSRADYAKWTAANR, from the coding sequence ATGAAAACCTGTCTTCCGCTCCTGCTGCCTCTGCTTGCCGCCGGGGTGCTGGGCTTCGCTGAAATGAAATCCACCCAAAATCCCTCCGCCAAGGATACGCTCGAATGCGCCCCGGGCGAAATCTCCGCCTGCGGCCTGCCGTCCAACGTCGTCATCGACCTGAGCAAGGCGAAGGTGCAGCGCACCGACGAGGAATGGCGCGCCCGGCTCACGCCCGCGCAGTACCGCGTGGCCCGCCAGCAGGGCACCGAGCCGCCCTTCCGCAACGCCTACTGGGACCACAAGGCCGATGGCGTGTATTTCTGCGTCGGCTGCGACACCCCGCTCTTCGATGCGAAGCACAAGTTCGACTCCGGCACGGGCTGGCCGAGCTTCTGGCAACCGCTGGAGAAGGCCTTCCTCGGCGAGGAACGCGACACGAGTTTTGGCATGACGCGCATTGAATCGCACTGCGCGGTCTGCGGCAGCCACCTCGGCCATGTCTTCGACGACGGTCCGCGCCCGACCGGCCTGCGTTACTGCATCAACTCGGCCTCGCTGAAATTCATGTCCCGCGCCGACTATGCGAAATGGACGGCGGCGAACCGCTGA
- a CDS encoding methyltransferase, TIGR04325 family: MSQGPALIPVVLFAYARPAHLARVLACLRENAVPLIYAFSDGAKGPEDAAKVAEVRALLRDVAWCDLRLTERPENLGLGRNVLAGVDEVAAKHEAFVVWEDDLICVPGTYDWMRAALRHYATDPRVMSVSAWTHPRVTPADVGDWPYFDARADCWVWGAWSRSWTGMNQESAMDKMRSAARRGVAADAHGADLPMQAAREKRRNVWAVRWLYHHLQSGGLCLRPPWSMVEHIGFDAGATNAGGAEEWQNPPLRKAPRQPDVWPSPEVHPGCQALWRAAYPPTGLVTRLGRRAQGGLRRLFRTVTPLSLRTSLRAIFGWRWFRGDYRTWVEARAVSGGYDDRAILRKVLAATLEVKAGRAAFERDSVLFAQPEPDVALLGILQSIAANSAGRLRVLDFGGSLGSTYWRHRFQLPSGENLRWDVVEQPDYVEAGRRHLADTPLGFYHDVSSAQAAGPHDVLLCSCALQYLDEPFRCLAQWSRLGIPCLLLNNLPLHDHGPDRLCVQHVPPSIYAASYPVWFFNRADFRRRVAAHYEIVKEFDAEARWPVGWGMLQSTGMLLKRRADA, encoded by the coding sequence ATGAGCCAGGGACCGGCACTTATTCCGGTGGTGCTCTTTGCCTATGCCCGCCCCGCCCATCTGGCGCGGGTGCTGGCATGTTTGCGCGAAAATGCGGTTCCGCTGATCTACGCCTTTTCCGACGGGGCCAAAGGGCCGGAGGATGCCGCGAAGGTGGCCGAGGTGCGCGCCCTGTTGCGCGATGTTGCCTGGTGCGACCTCCGGTTGACCGAGCGCCCGGAGAATCTCGGCCTGGGGCGCAATGTGCTGGCCGGGGTCGATGAGGTGGCGGCCAAGCATGAGGCCTTCGTCGTGTGGGAGGATGACCTGATTTGCGTCCCGGGCACCTATGATTGGATGCGTGCCGCTCTCCGGCACTACGCGACGGATCCGCGGGTGATGAGCGTGTCGGCTTGGACCCATCCGCGGGTGACGCCGGCGGATGTGGGCGACTGGCCCTACTTCGATGCCCGCGCCGATTGCTGGGTGTGGGGGGCGTGGAGCCGTTCGTGGACGGGTATGAATCAGGAAAGCGCCATGGATAAAATGCGTTCGGCCGCGCGAAGGGGCGTGGCTGCGGATGCGCACGGGGCGGATCTCCCAATGCAGGCGGCCCGCGAAAAACGGCGAAATGTCTGGGCGGTTCGCTGGCTGTATCACCATCTCCAGTCGGGTGGGCTTTGTCTGCGACCGCCTTGGTCGATGGTTGAGCACATTGGTTTCGACGCGGGTGCGACGAATGCCGGTGGTGCGGAGGAATGGCAGAATCCGCCTTTGCGCAAGGCTCCGCGACAGCCTGATGTCTGGCCGTCGCCGGAGGTGCATCCGGGTTGCCAGGCCTTGTGGCGGGCCGCTTATCCACCGACCGGCTTGGTCACCCGGTTGGGCCGCCGGGCACAGGGCGGTCTGCGCCGACTGTTCAGGACCGTCACACCCTTGTCGTTGCGAACTTCCCTCCGGGCGATCTTCGGCTGGCGCTGGTTTCGCGGCGACTACCGCACTTGGGTCGAGGCTCGCGCAGTTTCCGGAGGATATGACGATCGGGCCATTCTCCGGAAGGTGCTCGCCGCCACGCTGGAGGTTAAGGCCGGGCGTGCAGCTTTCGAGCGGGACAGCGTGCTGTTTGCGCAGCCGGAGCCCGACGTGGCGTTACTTGGGATTTTGCAGTCAATCGCCGCCAATTCCGCTGGCAGGCTGCGGGTGCTGGATTTTGGCGGCTCGCTCGGTTCCACTTACTGGCGGCACCGGTTCCAATTACCGTCGGGAGAAAACCTGCGCTGGGATGTGGTCGAGCAGCCGGACTACGTGGAGGCGGGCCGACGACACCTCGCCGACACCCCGCTGGGCTTTTATCACGACGTGTCGTCCGCGCAGGCCGCGGGGCCGCATGATGTGCTGCTGTGCTCCTGCGCCCTCCAGTATCTGGATGAACCGTTTCGCTGCCTCGCGCAGTGGAGCCGCCTCGGCATACCCTGCCTGCTGCTCAACAACCTGCCGCTCCACGACCACGGTCCCGACCGCTTGTGTGTCCAGCATGTGCCGCCCTCCATCTATGCGGCCAGTTATCCCGTGTGGTTTTTCAACCGCGCGGACTTCCGGCGCCGGGTGGCTGCGCACTACGAAATCGTGAAGGAGTTTGACGCCGAAGCGCGCTGGCCCGTTGGCTGGGGCATGCTGCAATCAACGGGCATGCTGTTGAAACGGAGGGCGGACGCGTGA
- a CDS encoding glycosyltransferase family 2 protein codes for MPAPLISVIIVCRNPGPALRTALGSVWQQEAGDHEVVVVDGASTDGTREWLAEQSARLGAWVSEPDGGVYDAMNKAFRLAQGEWVLFLGADDRLADRGVLTAVKPDLKNPTAGVVVGEAAYDDGRVYRSGATGSAVQRNFVHHQAAFYRRTLFEKHGGFDATLPTRADYDFNLRLMQAGTVFQSVRARIAVCGSGGLSDSGRWSGYREEITVRHRHFPAWRCWLWDAGSGVRYLRKKIVRSFASTRPE; via the coding sequence ATGCCCGCCCCCCTGATCAGCGTCATCATCGTATGCCGGAATCCGGGGCCGGCCCTGCGCACGGCCCTCGGCAGCGTGTGGCAGCAGGAAGCCGGTGACCACGAGGTCGTGGTCGTGGACGGCGCCTCGACCGACGGGACCCGCGAGTGGCTGGCGGAACAATCCGCCCGACTCGGCGCCTGGGTCAGCGAGCCCGACGGCGGCGTTTACGACGCCATGAACAAGGCGTTCCGCCTCGCGCAAGGCGAGTGGGTATTGTTTCTCGGGGCCGACGACCGGCTGGCCGACCGCGGCGTGCTGACCGCCGTGAAGCCCGATCTGAAAAACCCGACCGCCGGCGTGGTCGTGGGTGAAGCAGCCTACGATGACGGGCGCGTCTATCGCTCCGGCGCCACGGGCTCGGCGGTGCAACGCAACTTCGTGCATCACCAGGCGGCGTTCTACCGGCGCACCCTTTTCGAGAAACACGGCGGTTTTGACGCCACGCTCCCCACGCGTGCCGACTACGATTTCAACCTGCGCCTGATGCAGGCCGGCACCGTCTTCCAAAGCGTCCGCGCGCGCATCGCCGTCTGCGGCAGCGGCGGCCTGAGCGACAGCGGCCGCTGGAGCGGCTACCGCGAGGAAATCACGGTGCGGCACCGCCATTTTCCCGCCTGGCGCTGCTGGCTCTGGGATGCCGGTTCCGGCGTGCGCTATCTGCGCAAGAAAATCGTCCGCAGCTTCGCCAGCACCCGGCCCGAGTAA
- a CDS encoding TVP38/TMEM64 family protein, with protein MVETAARPNRALLLKLAIVAAVVLVGAVLLARGYNVMALVQQGLGLIRSAGPVTFFLAMLLLPAVGAPLSFFSLTAGSVFGPQLGLPLVMVLSLSAIALNMALSYVLASRAFRPVLEALVKRLGYRLPQVDSGDVTDLIVLLRVTPGVPFPAQNYLLGLAGVPFVRYLVVSCLIQLPINGAVIFFGEALLHGKGKIALVSLLLLLALMTGAHLVRKHYGAKRKSP; from the coding sequence ATGGTCGAAACTGCCGCACGCCCCAACCGGGCGCTCCTGCTCAAGCTCGCGATCGTCGCCGCCGTCGTGCTGGTGGGCGCCGTGCTGCTGGCCCGCGGCTACAACGTGATGGCGCTGGTCCAGCAGGGCCTCGGCCTGATCCGCAGCGCGGGGCCGGTGACGTTCTTCCTCGCGATGTTGCTGCTCCCCGCGGTCGGGGCGCCGTTGTCGTTTTTCTCGCTGACCGCCGGCTCGGTCTTTGGTCCGCAGCTCGGCCTGCCGCTGGTGATGGTACTGTCGCTCTCCGCCATCGCGTTGAACATGGCCCTCAGCTACGTGCTCGCGAGCCGGGCCTTCCGGCCGGTTTTGGAGGCCCTGGTCAAGCGGCTGGGCTACCGCCTGCCGCAGGTGGACTCGGGCGATGTGACCGACCTCATCGTGCTGCTGCGGGTGACGCCGGGTGTGCCCTTTCCGGCGCAAAACTACCTGCTGGGTCTGGCCGGCGTGCCCTTCGTGCGGTATCTGGTTGTGTCCTGCCTGATCCAGCTGCCGATCAACGGCGCGGTGATTTTCTTCGGCGAGGCCCTGCTGCACGGCAAGGGCAAGATCGCGCTCGTGTCGCTGTTGCTTCTGCTGGCGCTGATGACCGGCGCACACCTCGTGCGGAAGCACTACGGCGCGAAGAGAAAATCCCCCTGA